From the genome of Amylibacter sp. IMCC11727:
TCCCTTGGCGTTGCAACGGTGATCGGCGGGTTTTCGACTCGGCGTGGCGGCACATCTTTTGCGATGATTTCCCTTGGTGTGGTGGAGTTGGTGGCATCCTTCTCCATCATCGTCGTGGCTTTCTTTCGCGGTGGTGGCATGTTGTGGGACCGTACAGACGGGCCGCAGATCCTCGGGTTGGATTTTGCGCAACACCTAGACGTGTATTTTCTGGTGACAGGCTGGATGCTGATCAGTGTGGCGGCCATGTATGTGTTCACCCAAACCCCTATGGGGCGGCTGGCAAATGCAGTGCGCGACAATCCTGAACGCGTTGAATTTGTGGGGTATTCAGCAAGATGGGTGCGGTTTATTTCGTTTTGCGGGGCTGGATTTTTTGCAGGGGTCGCAGGGGCGCTTTCTGCCATTGCTTTTGAAATTGCCAGTGCAGAAAACCTGACGGTTCAGGCCTCTGGCACCATTTTGTTGATTACGTTTCTGGGCGGCATTGGCGTGTTTTATGGTCCGATTTTAGGGGCCATTGTGTTCACGCTGTTGCAAACCGTTCTTAGCCTGCACACAGACTTATGGGAGCTGTATGTGGGCGTGTTGTTCTTGGCCACGGTGATGTATTTTCCAGGTGGGTTGGCGGGGCTGTTGGCTTTGCACTTGTTGCCTGTTCGACTTGGTAAAATGGGAATGTTGTGGGGGCCATACCTGCGCGTTTTGCTGCCATCGGGGATTGGCGTGTTAGGCTGCGCCGCGTTTGCAGAGATGCTCTATCATTCGCAGAAATCAATCGTAGATGGCAGTGAAATGCCGCTGTTTGGGATGGTGGTTGATACGGATCACTTTCTGCCGTGGGCGGGTGCCTGTGGTGTTGCAATCCTTGGAATAGCGGTGGCACGGCGGCAACGACCGATCCTCGCGGATGCGTGGAATAGGGCGACAATTGTGGATTAAGCACCTTTGGGTGTGGCAAGCAACCACAAGCCCAAAACCGTGTAGCCAATCATGAAAACCGACAAGGGAATTTGGCTGATCAACACGCCACGCCGCGTTGAAAAATAATCTGCGGCCACGCGATGGGACAGCAGGATCGCGATGATGTGGCCGATGACAATTGCTCCTGCTTGGGTAAGGAAAATTACCCGCTGTGTGGCCAGTGTGTTGAAAAATCCAGTGGTGACATAAAATTGGCCAAGCCCAAGGAAATCCGCCCCTGTTTGCCATGGATCGGACAAAGCTTTGACGGTGTATTGAATGTCTACAAGGAGGCTCGGTAAAAAATGGGCAAAGTGGTACACGAAGGCAATGGGCAGGATGGTCAACGCTTGCCGGCAAAACATTTCGCTGCGGTGTGATGCAGGGGTGGTCAGGTATATCAGGCCGTAAAACAACGCAATCAACAGCAGATTTGCCGCCAGCAACCCTGCGATTGTTTCCCCAATGATGGCGGATCGTCCTGGAAATTCCAGCGGGTTCAGGCCCAACTGCGCCAGCCAGAAAAACGTTTCGTTAAAACCATCAAATGTCCCTGTGCCAAGCAGAGTAAGCGAAAACAGCGCGAGTGTGATGGGTGGTGTTTTGGCGGCCACAATGCGCCAGCCCGGAAAGCCGAAATGAAACCGTTCATCGCGGCCAAAGGCGGAAATCTGTGCAAGTAGAGCCAGAAACACGGTGATAAATTCGCCCCGTTTCAGCCAATCCCGCCCAAAGATCACCATCATCAAAAACGTGAAAATCCAATAAAGGCTGCCAAGGATCGCAAGCTGGATCGGATCCGTGGCCGCGGGGTTGGAAATGCCGAAGGCGTTGAAAGCAAACAGCAACCAGATTGCGGGCCAATACCCCAAACTGGTGGGCAGTTTGGCGGGTGGGTCTCCATCCCCCATCAGCACAGAATAGAGCCCCGCCCACGGGTTCACCCAATCCCAAAGTTGGCCAAACTTGCCACAGAAAATCACGAATAGGATCCAAAACAGGGTCCAGGTTGTAAGCGACATCAGGTTTGCCAACGGATCACTCGGCCCAAACAGACCGATCCAAATGAGGCAAGCGAAGATCATGCTCGACACAAGGCTTGGCAAAACGGTGAAGGGGGCTGGGGCACGACCAAAGGTCAGCGGCGTGAACAATCGGGTCAGTTGTCCATGATTAAGCCCTGCAGCAAGCAGGATCGTAACAACCACCGCGATTGCGCCTGCGGTGATGTAAATTTCTGTTGGTAACAACAGGATCAACCCTTGAGAGCCTGCATGGGCGAGGACCAAGGTGGGCAGCAAAAACAACAAAAGAGTACAGAGCGCGCGCATCATGGGGCGACGTTAGGGGAGTTTGCCTGCGATTTGAAAGGTAAAAACGATGGATGGTGTTTTGCATCTGACCACGCGGCTTGCGCAGCGCATATTCTGTGTTACGGATTTCAAAGTAATTTCTGAAAGGACTCGACATGGCACAGGGGCTCTATCCAAAACAGGCAAAGCGGTCTTCTTATGACGTGGTCATTGTGGGCGGGGCCATGTACGGTGCGTCTGTGTCGTGGTGGCTGACCGATTGTGCGGGGTTTGATGGCACAATTTTGGTGATAGAACGGGACGCGAGTTACGCGTTTTCCTCCACCGCGCACACCAACAGCTGTATTCGCCAGCAATTCAGCGCACCGATCAACATTAAAGTGTCTCAATTTGGGGCCGAGTTTATTAAAAATTTTCGCAGTTTTATGGGCGGGGATGAGCGCGTGCCCGACATCCTGCTGCAAAGCTATGGCTATATGTACATGGCCAATACCGAGGCTTTTGCGAACACTTTGCGCGATGTGCAGGTTATTCAACAGGCCGAAGGGGCTGGGACTAAGTTTTGGTCGCGCGACGAAATTGCTGCCGCCTATCCGTTTTACAATCTGGATGGGATTATTGGAGCCAACCACAATTTGGTGGATGAAGGGTATTTCGATGGGGGCACGATTTTTGATTGGTGGAAACGATCAGGGCGCGAGCGGGGTGTGGAATACATCGAAAACGAAGTGGTTTCGATGCAGAAAAACGCCGCTGGCACGGCGGTGGACAGTGTAACCTTGAAATCTGGCGAGGTAATTTCTTGTGGCACGGTCGTGAACGCATCAGGGCCGCGCGCGGCCCGTACCGCAGCGATGGTTGGCGTTCCTCTGCCCGTTGAGCCGCGCAAAAGGTACACTTATATTTTTGATGCGGAAAAACCGCTCGATCAGGATTTACCCCTTACGATTGATCCAAATGGGGTGCATATGCGCACCGATGGGGCCTATTATCTGGCGGGGGGCGGTGCGGATGAACACACCGAGGAGGCCGCAGACTATGATGATTTTGAGCAGGACCATTCCTTGTGGGAATCAAAATTCTGGCCTGCCATCGCCAACAGAATTCCGCAGTTCGAAGCCATCAAGTTGGTGAATTCGTGGGCAGGGCACTACGCCTATAACCTGCTGGATCAAAACGCCATCATCGGGCGGCACACAAAGATTGATAACTTTGTATTTGTGAACGGGTTTTCTGGCCATGGCTTCCAGCAATCCCCCGCCATGGGGCGCGGCGTGGCCGAATTGATCGCCTATGGCGAATATCGGTCCTTGGATTTGACGCCCTTTGAATACAAACGGATCGAAGACAACGCGGCGTTTTTGGAAAAAGCCGTGATCTAGGGCAGGGTAGAACTGCTTTACAATCCCTATGTGTCGTGCGTTACTAGGTCAGTCTTTCTGACACATCTTATCATCGTTTGTACCCTGTTGGACAGGGAGGGGCGACTTGGCTGGAGGGTTTGGCATGCAGATTTTTATCAATGGGTTTGGGCGTATTGGGCGCACGTTGATGCGCCAGCTGATGACGGATGCGCATAAAGATATTGAAATCGTTGGGATAAATGACATCGCGGCGCTTGATATGTGTGCATATTTGCTGCGTTACGATTCCGTTTTTGGGCCGTTTCCACAGTCAGTTGAAATGGCCGAGGGGGCGATTGTGATTGCGGGTCGGCGCATTCCTTTCACATCTGAACGGGATATTTCGCGGTTAAACTTGTCAGGCGTTGACGTGGTTTTAGAATGTGCAGGCACGGCGCAAACACGTGATGTGGCGGAGCGGGGGCTACAGGCAGGAGCCAAAGCGGTGTTGATTTCTGGCCCATCTGCAGCAGCGGATAAAACCGTTGTGCTCGGGGCGAACGAGCAGATTTTGGGGGATGCCAAGATCGTGTCGAACGCCTCTTGCACCACCAACGCCATTGCCCCGTTGTTACAGGTGCTTGAAGGCCATTGGGGTGTGGCGCGTGCGCATATCACCACGATCCATTGTTATACGGGCAGCCAACCCACCGTTGATGCGCCCGCAGCGAGTTTTGCGCGCAGCCGCGCGGCGGGGGTGTCGATGGTTCCCACAAGCACCAGCGCAGCACAGCAGATTTTTGGGGTGCTGCCTGCGTTTTCTGATCGCTTGAGCATCGCAGCCGTGCGCGTGCCAGTGATCAGCGTGTCCGCCGTTGACGCGGTGGTTCAGCTGAAAACGCCGCTGGCAGACCCTGTTGAAACAATAGCGCGCGCCATTGCAGAGCGATCCGACGTGATTGGGGTGACGGATGATCCCGTTGTGTCCACCGATATGCGCGGGCGGCCTGAGAGCCTGATCCTTGCGGCGTTAGAAAGTCAAATTGTCGGGGCCAATCAAATCAGGCTGTATGGTTGGTATGACAATGAATGGGGGTTTTCCGCACGAATGATCGACATGGCAAGGCTGATAGCAAAACGGAAGTGATGCCTGAGAGCGAACGCTCATTCAGTTTGACATGTTCAGTTGGTCCGTGTCGGTCAAGGCAAGCCATAAATCCATACACTGACGTTCGATCGTTTCGAGGTCTTTTACAGGGTCAACATCAGGGTGTTCGATTGACGTGCGCAGCAACTGTGTATCCTGCAGGATTTTGGCGATCCGCGGTTGCAGGGTATGTGCGTAATTCGCAACGATCACTTCGGTTAAATTGTCCACATTTTCGCGCCAGCGCCCTTCGTCAGAGTTTTTGAACCCTGATTTTTCAATGGCGGTTTGCACCTTGGATTTCAGCTCCCCCGCAGACAGATCAGATTTGGTCACATAATCTTTGCAACCCGTTTTCATGGCCTCAACCGCGATGGTGGATCGGTCATCCCCAGTAATCATGATCGTAGCAGCATTGGCGTTTTTGGGATGACGTTGGATCAGTTTCAGCGCGTCCAAACCCGTGCCATAAGTCAGGTTATAGTCGATCAGAACCACATCAAATTCCATCGCATCCAAACACTGTTTGAGCGATTTGAGCGTGTCAGCCTCGTTCAGAACAAATGGAAGACCAGCCATGTTGAACAGCCGGCGGATTTTGGCGCGGTCGAATTTGTCATCGTCCAAAATCAGCGCATTGATTGTGTTGTTGGTGGGAATACTCACTGCATTTGAACTGTTGGTTTGGATCGCACTCATCAGAAATCACCTCTGTTTAAACACCATTTGGCCAAGCAAACTGAGGCCATAGGGACGCCGAATTTCACACACCGCGTGCCACCCCTTCATGCCGTTCCCCGCGTTGCGTTATGTCTTGGATGACAGAACTGTGCCGCAAAAACGTTAACGAGGCCTTAACTTGCGCATTATTCGCCGTGGCCCCAACGAGGTATTCCCTTAAATTCATTGAAAATTCCGCCTAAATGGCGGCGTTGGTTTGAGGCCGATGGGCACGATCCATTAACTTGGCAGCTCGACAACTTTGGAAAACGCGTCAATCATATCGAGCGCTTTGACAAAGCTGTCACCGAGATCGTCTTTGACGATGTACCCTGCGATATTGTTGGAATAGGCAGCGGCCACATCTGTTGGGGCGTCTGACGTGGATAAAACAAAGATGACAGCGCGGTGAAGACGGCTGTCTTTGCGGACTTCTTCAAGAAATTCAAAGCCGTTCATACGGGGCATGTTCAGGTCTAAAATAACAAGAAATGGGGGCAGAAATTCCCGTTCGCCCTGTTCACCGCGCAAGATTTCCAATCCTTCTAAACCGTCCTTGGCCACCGCAATCGGATTGACGATTTTGAGCTTTTTGATTGCCCGTTTGACCGCCATCACGCTGACCATATCATCGTCAATGATCAGAAACTTAACGGCGGTTAAATCTTTGGGGTCTTGCATGGCTGGCTCCTTGGCGCGGGTTAGGCAGCGGTTTTAAGATCAGTGCGAATGATGGAACGTTTTGGCAGGTCGAATACAAAAGTGGCTCCGCGCCCCGTAGTGGGATCAGAATGCAGTTCGATGGTGCCATCATAGTGTTCAACAGATTTACGAATGATTGACAGGCCCAGCCCCGATCCTTCGACTTCGTCCCGCGGTTTGAGCGTTTCAAACAGGCCAAACACGCGGTCTTGAAATTCTGCTGGGATGCCTGGACCATCATCTGTCACGGATATCTGGATGCGGTTTTGTTCAATTCCCGCATGCACGGTAATCGAGCCCGTTTTCTGGTCATGATGTTTGACGCTGTTGCTGATCAGGTTCAACAGAATTTGCCGCAATGGCGTGGCGTAGGTCAGTACTTTGTCAGGGGTGCCAGTATAGGTGACATTAAAATTGCCCTCTGGATCGACAAAATCTGCAATCTCTTGCACCACGTCTTTGATAGACAGGTGAATAAGGTCTTTTTCCTCTTGGCCGACGCGGGAATATTCCAGCAAATCGGACAGCAAAGCATTCAGCCGTTCCACCCGATTTTTCAACAGCGCCATATTGGCCGCGCCGTCTTCGGAAAAGACGTTTTCGTCGTCTTCCAATGTCCATTCCAATAAGTCCTGAATGGCACGAAGCGGGGAGCGTAGATCATGGGCCGCCGCATAGGCAAATTTTTCCAGCTCTTGATTGGACCGATGCAATTCGGTCGCGTTCACCTTAAACACATCCAGCGCTTCGGCGATCGCGGCAAGTTCGTCTTTGCCTTGAACTTGCACATCGTATTGCGTGTTGCCCTCTGCAATAGAGGTCACAGCTTTGGTCAGGCGGGCCATGCGTTGGCTGATTTGGCGTTCAAGAATAACCAGTGTCGCGCTGCCGATGACGACAAAGGAAATGAACAGCGTGAACGCCATGCCGATGATCAAGGTGCGGGCGGATTTTGATAAATCGGTCCGCGCCGCAGACAATTGCTGGCCTGCATTTGCATTCAACAGTGCAGATAAATCGGAAATCTGGCGGATCGGCGCGTCTTGGGCCAGCAAAAGCGCATCTAAACGGTCTTGCTCGGCTTTCTTTTCATAAACCTCTTGAACCAATCCGTTTTCA
Proteins encoded in this window:
- a CDS encoding branched-chain amino acid ABC transporter permease; its protein translation is MTTQRRDLRRGATIWGGAVFLVCVLPLIFSSNSAILVLTQMAITIVFAMSYNMVLGQAGLLSFGHAVYMGVGGFAAVHVMNGALGSAVYLPILPLFGGLFSLGVATVIGGFSTRRGGTSFAMISLGVVELVASFSIIVVAFFRGGGMLWDRTDGPQILGLDFAQHLDVYFLVTGWMLISVAAMYVFTQTPMGRLANAVRDNPERVEFVGYSARWVRFISFCGAGFFAGVAGALSAIAFEIASAENLTVQASGTILLITFLGGIGVFYGPILGAIVFTLLQTVLSLHTDLWELYVGVLFLATVMYFPGGLAGLLALHLLPVRLGKMGMLWGPYLRVLLPSGIGVLGCAAFAEMLYHSQKSIVDGSEMPLFGMVVDTDHFLPWAGACGVAILGIAVARRQRPILADAWNRATIVD
- a CDS encoding FAD-binding oxidoreductase, encoding MAQGLYPKQAKRSSYDVVIVGGAMYGASVSWWLTDCAGFDGTILVIERDASYAFSSTAHTNSCIRQQFSAPINIKVSQFGAEFIKNFRSFMGGDERVPDILLQSYGYMYMANTEAFANTLRDVQVIQQAEGAGTKFWSRDEIAAAYPFYNLDGIIGANHNLVDEGYFDGGTIFDWWKRSGRERGVEYIENEVVSMQKNAAGTAVDSVTLKSGEVISCGTVVNASGPRAARTAAMVGVPLPVEPRKRYTYIFDAEKPLDQDLPLTIDPNGVHMRTDGAYYLAGGGADEHTEEAADYDDFEQDHSLWESKFWPAIANRIPQFEAIKLVNSWAGHYAYNLLDQNAIIGRHTKIDNFVFVNGFSGHGFQQSPAMGRGVAELIAYGEYRSLDLTPFEYKRIEDNAAFLEKAVI
- a CDS encoding glyceraldehyde 3-phosphate dehydrogenase NAD-binding domain-containing protein, which translates into the protein MQIFINGFGRIGRTLMRQLMTDAHKDIEIVGINDIAALDMCAYLLRYDSVFGPFPQSVEMAEGAIVIAGRRIPFTSERDISRLNLSGVDVVLECAGTAQTRDVAERGLQAGAKAVLISGPSAAADKTVVLGANEQILGDAKIVSNASCTTNAIAPLLQVLEGHWGVARAHITTIHCYTGSQPTVDAPAASFARSRAAGVSMVPTSTSAAQQIFGVLPAFSDRLSIAAVRVPVISVSAVDAVVQLKTPLADPVETIARAIAERSDVIGVTDDPVVSTDMRGRPESLILAALESQIVGANQIRLYGWYDNEWGFSARMIDMARLIAKRK
- a CDS encoding response regulator; the protein is MSAIQTNSSNAVSIPTNNTINALILDDDKFDRAKIRRLFNMAGLPFVLNEADTLKSLKQCLDAMEFDVVLIDYNLTYGTGLDALKLIQRHPKNANAATIMITGDDRSTIAVEAMKTGCKDYVTKSDLSAGELKSKVQTAIEKSGFKNSDEGRWRENVDNLTEVIVANYAHTLQPRIAKILQDTQLLRTSIEHPDVDPVKDLETIERQCMDLWLALTDTDQLNMSN
- a CDS encoding response regulator; protein product: MQDPKDLTAVKFLIIDDDMVSVMAVKRAIKKLKIVNPIAVAKDGLEGLEILRGEQGEREFLPPFLVILDLNMPRMNGFEFLEEVRKDSRLHRAVIFVLSTSDAPTDVAAAYSNNIAGYIVKDDLGDSFVKALDMIDAFSKVVELPS
- a CDS encoding HAMP domain-containing sensor histidine kinase, producing MRQGFQLISSGIVPRLRITFCIIICVLIAQMAVVMYQMRTLNRSVADLTQSAVGVFLLTETTERELKNMLLLLQRANTAKSLADLAPFQSNLETTLIKLRETIAKMAKTDLSPDDSRAMATALQEIDQGAEQSIAAKKANLLHAGHLAALTDQLNRLRETMRSDLETLSFEAAQRTENTMAQAERTTDQQGAFLLRNISNDLAIANTITAITLQVDALLAKADTLQNLDSRRAIETNVQTLRFDLRNIVVLTGQLPQNPSRLALARSLSDLRSTLFSENGLVQEVYEKKAEQDRLDALLLAQDAPIRQISDLSALLNANAGQQLSAARTDLSKSARTLIIGMAFTLFISFVVIGSATLVILERQISQRMARLTKAVTSIAEGNTQYDVQVQGKDELAAIAEALDVFKVNATELHRSNQELEKFAYAAAHDLRSPLRAIQDLLEWTLEDDENVFSEDGAANMALLKNRVERLNALLSDLLEYSRVGQEEKDLIHLSIKDVVQEIADFVDPEGNFNVTYTGTPDKVLTYATPLRQILLNLISNSVKHHDQKTGSITVHAGIEQNRIQISVTDDGPGIPAEFQDRVFGLFETLKPRDEVEGSGLGLSIIRKSVEHYDGTIELHSDPTTGRGATFVFDLPKRSIIRTDLKTAA